A window of Candidatus Omnitrophota bacterium genomic DNA:
CCCACCGCTTCCGTTCATATGGAAGAATCGGCGCCGGAAAAGCCTAAAATCCCGCCTGTAACGGGAATCTACCATGTCGTCAGCGCTGGCGAAAATCCTTGGGCGTTGTCTAAACTCTATGGCGTAAGTCAAGAAAAAATTCGCGATTTCAATCCCGCTCTCAATCCGAATCGCTTGATGGTTGGCGCAAAAATCTTTATCCCCGGCGCGAAAGAACTGCTGGCTTATGCCAGCAGCAACCGGTTGATTTACCCCAGAAAACCCGCCGAAATCACTTCAGGGTATGGTTATAGAAGACATCCCATCGGCGGAAACATCCGATTTCATCGTGGAATCGATTTTCGAGGTAAAACCGGCGATCCCGTATATGCCGTCTTGGATGGCGTTGTGGAAGACGTTACCAATCAACGGTACGGTTTAGGGCTGGTCGTTGTACTCCGGCACGACGACGGTTTGGAAACCGTATACGGTCATAACAGCAAAGTTCTTGTTCAGCCCGGCGCAAGAGTGCAACAAGGCGATATTATCTCCCGCGTGGGCCAGACAGGATTTTGTACAGGACCGCATCTTCATTTCGAAGTGCTGAAAAACGGGGAAAACCAAAATCCTCTTCCCTATTTGACCGGACAAAAAAATATAAGCCGCAATACCAATATCGTCAGGCGATAATCTACCAATCTTCATAGAAAAAAGGGGGTGGCAAGGGCAAGGTAGTTTTTGCCCTTGATTATAACGGGGGCTGATAGATCAAGTTTCATGAAGCGATGCGTTCCAGCGTTACGCGGTTGGCGCAGATCCCGTTTTTTTCGAATTCCACGATATTGTCCATTGTGGTTTCCGCAATTTTCCGCAATGCGTTTTCAGTGAAAAAAGCCTGGTGGCCGGTAACGATGACATTCGGGAAAGTCAACAAGCGGGCGAATACGTCATCTTGAATCACCTTTCCCGAAAGATCGCGGAAAAAAAGATCCGCTTCCTCTTCGTATACGTCCAATCCGAGATATCCGATTTTTCCCGACTTCAAGGCGCGGATGACGGCGTTCGCATCTACCAAGGCTCCCCGGCTGGTGTTGATCAACATGACGCCGTCTTTCATCTGCCTCAAAGCGCCCTCGCCGATAAGATGATGCGTCTCCGGCATCAAGGGGCAATGGAGTGAGACGATATCCGATTCCGTAAATAGCTCGGAAAGGGAAACCAATCGCAAACCGATCGTTTCCCAGCCTTCTGGTGGATAGGGATCGCTTGCGAGGAGCCGGCAGCCGAAGCCGCTCAAAATTTTTGCGACAATAATCCCGATTTTTCCCAAACCGACGATTCCCGCCGTCTTTT
This region includes:
- a CDS encoding peptidoglycan DD-metalloendopeptidase family protein, yielding MTGYFIIAYCNYWPQPTYSLDLSGLVQSHPSDLPPWDAIDGQKPEDIAELTGDIPSELYPELAYIVREPILIANSGLPAEAWGDVLDNNAAPSIKPTASVHMEESAPEKPKIPPVTGIYHVVSAGENPWALSKLYGVSQEKIRDFNPALNPNRLMVGAKIFIPGAKELLAYASSNRLIYPRKPAEITSGYGYRRHPIGGNIRFHRGIDFRGKTGDPVYAVLDGVVEDVTNQRYGLGLVVVLRHDDGLETVYGHNSKVLVQPGARVQQGDIISRVGQTGFCTGPHLHFEVLKNGENQNPLPYLTGQKNISRNTNIVRR
- a CDS encoding 2-hydroxyacid dehydrogenase translates to MKIAFFSAKPYDKQSFETVNQTYKREIDYFEERLSVRTAKLANGYGAVCVFVNDALDDETLQILASQGTRLIALRCSGFNNVDLEAADRLGLTAVRVPAYSPHSVAEHAVALMLTLNRKIHRAHARVREGNFNLEGLLGFDMNQKTAGIVGLGKIGIIVAKILSGFGCRLLASDPYPPEGWETIGLRLVSLSELFTESDIVSLHCPLMPETHHLIGEGALRQMKDGVMLINTSRGALVDANAVIRALKSGKIGYLGLDVYEEEADLFFRDLSGKVIQDDVFARLLTFPNVIVTGHQAFFTENALRKIAETTMDNIVEFEKNGICANRVTLERIAS